The Cyprinus carpio isolate SPL01 chromosome A5, ASM1834038v1, whole genome shotgun sequence genome has a segment encoding these proteins:
- the poli gene encoding DNA polymerase iota — MDTDEEGDNDWDRSLESDMLKTEGSSTDRVTFISQRVILHFDLDCFYAQVEMIRNPALRTKPLGIQQKYIIVTCNYVAREHGVNKLMSVTDAVEKCPQLVLVKGEDLTNYREMSYKVTELLMSYCPLVERLGFDENFMDVTEMVERRLKETRIPDLSFNGHVYKHESMAVDEENARLAVGSVIAAEMRQAIFSTLGLTGCAGIANNKLLAKLVSGTFKPNQQTTLLPYSTAELMSSLTGLIKVPGIGYKTREKLKALGLVSVRDLQLYPLPDLVREFGEVTAKKIQNLACGIDDSPVTPAGPPQSLSDEDSFKKISTLEEVEKKTEELLTSLTERMHKDGRQPHTFRLTIRRYTVTNRWFSRETRQCPIPNHTGLKITCGSSEAVPQLLALSVKLFHKMVDTREPFHLTLLNVCFSNLQAKSSSKSSIASFFTQKFPTTTQVTSQQQVEPDICENSVFSQADVLHKEDKTRISMKPIKHTRISPTQELQTLPPLINSKSPRRPVSEHSQVTNMNTTESCMSNVPEKTLCSRLPPGVDPEVFKLLPEHIQMELISSFQSEDSAQLNYAPADTSSEDVDPEDHSMLAFNQPAPEPCESALNYNRNSASHNPELSKISSSAQSTMELNSGSVKATESHDIPPATQSDVPANVDPYVFSQLPADVQRELLTEWRQQKPVLKIPSKHSHKTSNTRDKKSAAKGSQCNNILKYFKPN, encoded by the exons ATGGACACGGACGAGGAGGGAGACAATGACTGGGATCGCAGTTTAGAGTCGGACATGCTGAAGACGG AAGGAAGTTCCACTGACAGAGTTACATTCATATCTCAGAGAGTGATCCTGCACTTTGACTTGGACTGCTTCTATGCACAAGTGGAGATGATCCGAAATCCGGCCCTCAGGACCAAACCTCTTG GGATACAGCAGAAGTACATAATTGTGACGTGTAATTATGTGGCAAGAGAGCACGGCGTGAACAAACTGATGTCAGTGACTGATGCAGTGGAGAAATGCCCACAACTGGTGCTAGTGAAAGGAGAAGATCTCACTAATTACAGAGAGATGTCCTACAAAGTCACTG AATTGCTGATGTCATACTGCCCACTAGTGGAAAGGCTGGGCTTTGATGAAAACTTCATGGACGTTACAGAAATGGTGGAGAGAAGACTGAAGGAGACCCGTATTCCAGATCTCTCCTTCAATGGACATGTATACAAACATGAAA GTATGGCTGTTGATGAGGAGAACGCCCGGCTGGCTGTCGGCTCTGTGATAGCAGCTGAGATGAGGCAGGCCATCTTCAGCACGCTGGGACTAACCGGCTGTGCTGGCATCGCTAACAACAAACTCTTAGCAAAACTAGTGTCTGGAACCTTTAAACCAAACCAGCAAACCACCCTCCTGCCTTACAGCACCGCTGAGCTCATGAGCAGCCTCACAGGACTAATCAAAGTGCCTG GGATTGGTTACAAGACACGTGAGAAGTTAAAGGCTTTGGGTCTGGTCAGTGTGAGAGATCTACAGTTATATCCTCTGCCTGACCTGGTGAGGGAGTTCGGTGAAGTGACTGCTAAAAAGATTCAAAACCTCGCCTGTGGCATCGATGACTCTCCAGTCACGCCGGCGGGTCCTCCTCAG TCTCTCAGCGATGAGGACTCATTCAAGAAAATTTCCACTCTAGAGGAAGTTGAAAAGAAAACTGAGGAACTACTCACCAGCCTTACTGAGAg GATGCACAAAGATGGCAGGCAGCCACACACATTCAGACTAACGATTCGCCGATACACAGTCACCAATCGCTGGTTCAGTCGAGAGACCCGACAGTGTCCTATACCCAACCACACGGGGCTCAAGATCACATGCG GAAGCAGTGAGGCTGTGCCTCAGTTACTGGCTCTGTCAGTGAAGCTATTTCATAAAATGGTGGACACACGTGAGCCGTTCCATCTGACCCTGCTGAATGTGTGTTTTAGTAACCTGCAGGCTAAAAGCTCTAGCAAGAGCTCCATCGCCTCTTTCTTTACACAGAAATTTCCTACAACAACACAAGTGACATCTCAACAGCAG GTGGAACCTGATATCTGTGAGAATTCTGTGTTTTCTCAGGCAGATGTTTTACATAAAGAAGATAAAACACGGATCAGCATGAAACCCATAAAACACACACGGATATCTCCAACCCAAGAACTACAAACACTGCCACCCTTAATCAACTCCAAATCTCCCAGGCGGCCTGTTTCAGAGCACTCACAAGTTACAAACATGAACACAACAGAGTCTTGTATGAGCAACGTTCCCGAGAAAACATTGTGTTCCAGGCTGCCTCCAGGAGTCGATCCAGAAGTATTCAAACTCCTTCCTGAACACATTCAGATGGAGCTGATCTCCAGTTTTCAAAGTGAAGACTCTGCACAGCTCAATTACGCACCCGCTGACACATCTTCTGAAGATGTTGACCCAGAAGATCATTCCATGTTGGCTTTTAACCAACCAGCACCAGAACCCTGTGAGTCAGCACTGAATTATAACAGAAATTCTGCCTCTCATAACCCTGAACTCAGCAAGATTTCGTCATCTGCTCAGTCCACCATGGAATTAAATTCTGGATCTGTCAAAGCCACAGAAAGTCATGATATCCCACCTGCCACTCAATCAGATGTCCCTGCAAATGTGGACCCTTATGTATTCTCACAACTTCCTGCTGATGTGCAAAGAGAGTTACTGACAGAGTGGAGACAGCAGAAACCGGTCCTAAAAATCCCGTCCAAACACTCACATAAAACCTCCAATACCAGAGACAAGAAGAGTGCTGCTAAAGGCAGCCAGTGTAACAACATACTGAAGTACTTCAAACCTAACTGA
- the LOC109069712 gene encoding LOW QUALITY PROTEIN: serine/threonine-protein phosphatase PGAM5, mitochondrial (The sequence of the model RefSeq protein was modified relative to this genomic sequence to represent the inferred CDS: inserted 1 base in 1 codon; deleted 1 base in 1 codon), producing the protein MSFRRAISLACGIAGGSAVLVCAAVAADKHGYFGERCRLRETLAAVHAAQPPAWPTANGWDNNWDKRDPSSMVNGKRKESAGDTGSPDVENNKPKATRHIFLIRHSQYNLKGDGDKERILTPLGREQAEYTGQRLAMLGLKYDVLIHSSMTRAAETANIISKYLPGVELVSCDLLREGAPIEPVPPVTHWKPEAVQYHEDGARIEAAFRRYIHRADPKQKEDSYEIIVCHANVIRYFVCRALQFPPEGWLRMGLNNGSITWLTIRPXGRVALRALGDSGFMPPDKLTRT; encoded by the exons ATGTCGTTTCGGAGAGCGATCAGTCTAGCGTGCGGGATCGCCGGCGGATCCGCGGTGCTCGTGTGCGCGGCGGTCGCTGCAGATAAGCACGGCTACTTCGGAGAACGATGCCGGTTGAGAGAGACCCTGGCTGCCGTGCACGCAGCGCAGCCTCCGGCATGGCCCACTGCGAACGGATGGGATAACAACTGGGACAA ACGTGACCCCTCGTCTATGGTGAATGGGAAGAGAAAGGAGAGTGCTGGTGACACTGGAAGTCCAGATGTGGAGAACAACAAACCCAAAGCCACACGCCACATTTTCCTGATCAGACACTCTCAGTACAACCTCAAGGGGGATGGAGATAAAGAGAGGATCCTGACACCTTTAG GACGTGAACAAGCGGAGTATACAGGACAGAGATTAGCAATGCTTGGACTGAAGTATGACGTTCTCATCCACTCCTCCATGACCAGAGCTGCAGAAACAGCCAACATCATCAGCAAATACCTGCCAG gtgtgGAGCTTGTAAGCTGTGATTTACTGCGAGAGGGTGCACCCATAGAGCCCGTCCCACCTGTCACGCACTGGAAACCTGAGGCAGTG CAGTACCACGAGGACGGCGCACGGATCGAGGCAGCGTTCCGCCGCTACATCCACCGAGCTGACCCCAAGCAGAAGGAGGACAGCTACGAGATTATCGTCTGTCATGCTAATGTCATCCGCTATTTTGTGTGCAG GGCTCTGCAGTTTCCTCCAGAGGGCTGGCTGAGGATGGGCCTG AACAACGGCAGCATCACCTGGCTGACGATTCGGC GTGGCCGAGTGGCTCTCAGAGCGCTGGGAGACTCGGGCTTCATGCCTCCAGATAAACTCACCCGGACATGA